One Nostoc sp. UHCC 0302 DNA window includes the following coding sequences:
- a CDS encoding TIGR03986 family CRISPR-associated RAMP protein: MLTGKLSVSKNGKIQLQFTNSKGSFSSCIIPDSALSADLLEIKKTVIARLNGLDVELEEVGGQPKHIREKGKPFVSTQPITPTPKKEVTTPPQPVRSFHSSPRNNTPGDFHNPYNFVPALPRNIDGELGDRTPCGHGSYLDNHWSGRISVTLTTITPLLIPDAAKAEGTNHKIYPLRLDADGKPYLPPTSIKGMLRSAYEAVTNSRLSIFVKHEERLAFRMSTNIGIQMIPCRIEQDENGNENGNRLIRLLPGTSNIRDDGTPSPNLMYAAWLPRYRSGEISRNAVRYPNGNLPEHQQEVEAWVEKFQHSRWDNKNKQHKNDFQYWRVRKIVPLGETLGDEPDPTTMTNTVNRQSHQSLGVIKKIRGFVCITNQNTDKKHDERVFFNSENPIIQVLFTDIAQKLEKQWQNLINNYQEIHEDEIYKKHKDSPPALNNSVWSRHIKGVGYSLATHERNLEPGTLCYARVRKDNNGYEILGLYPVIIARELFAIDPLSLLPQELRPAIQIDQLSSADRVFGWVNQNSQGSYKGNLRINSVECNSNDSVESFGDDGFPLAILGQPKPQQARFYIAQDKQGTPLDKGIAKENTYQSNNGLRGRKVYPHHNNLPAQYWNNPTQIEQEGYFQEYRRPKNNNIERDDQNRSITAWVKPNTTFSFKIDITNLSDVELGGLLFLLSLPENHYHRLGGGKPLGFGSVRLTINWDKTDLRKGEAWREFYSSLYSTFNSSPGQAEASIAIFKNAVTEAYGNGKSFEEVRFIQAFCCGCQGFNDNKPVHYPRKRQQQGQNPVPPNPEGKAFEWFIENERTSSPKVSLPALWDETGLPLLP, from the coding sequence ATGTTAACAGGAAAATTAAGTGTTTCTAAAAATGGAAAAATTCAATTACAATTTACTAACAGTAAAGGTTCATTTAGTAGTTGTATAATTCCAGATTCAGCGTTATCAGCAGATTTATTAGAAATCAAAAAAACTGTGATCGCACGACTTAATGGTTTAGACGTTGAATTAGAAGAAGTAGGTGGACAGCCAAAACATATCCGCGAAAAAGGAAAGCCTTTTGTATCCACTCAACCTATTACTCCTACACCTAAAAAAGAAGTAACAACACCACCGCAACCAGTTCGTTCATTTCATAGTTCACCTAGAAACAATACACCAGGAGATTTTCACAACCCATATAACTTTGTTCCAGCACTTCCACGTAATATAGATGGGGAATTAGGCGATCGCACTCCTTGCGGACATGGTTCTTATCTAGATAATCATTGGAGTGGCAGAATTTCCGTTACCTTAACCACCATTACACCTTTATTGATTCCTGATGCAGCCAAAGCAGAAGGAACAAATCATAAAATTTATCCACTTCGATTAGATGCAGATGGTAAACCTTATTTACCACCAACTTCAATTAAGGGAATGTTGCGATCAGCTTATGAAGCAGTGACTAATTCTCGATTGTCAATATTTGTTAAACACGAAGAACGTTTAGCTTTTAGAATGTCTACCAATATTGGTATACAAATGATTCCGTGTCGTATTGAACAAGACGAAAATGGTAATGAAAATGGTAATAGATTAATTCGTTTGTTACCGGGTACATCAAATATTCGAGATGATGGAACTCCTAGCCCTAACTTAATGTATGCAGCTTGGCTACCTCGTTATAGAAGTGGTGAAATTTCTAGAAATGCTGTTAGATACCCAAATGGTAACTTACCTGAACATCAGCAAGAAGTAGAAGCCTGGGTTGAAAAATTTCAGCATTCGAGATGGGATAACAAAAACAAGCAACATAAAAATGATTTTCAGTATTGGCGTGTACGTAAAATTGTTCCTTTAGGAGAAACACTAGGAGATGAACCAGATCCAACCACTATGACTAATACGGTAAATAGGCAATCTCATCAATCTTTAGGGGTAATAAAAAAGATTCGTGGTTTTGTTTGTATTACAAATCAAAATACTGATAAAAAACATGATGAACGAGTATTTTTTAATAGTGAAAATCCAATTATTCAAGTTTTATTTACAGATATTGCACAAAAGTTAGAAAAGCAATGGCAGAATTTAATTAATAACTATCAAGAAATACATGAAGATGAAATTTATAAAAAACATAAAGATAGCCCACCTGCTTTAAATAATTCTGTATGGTCACGTCATATCAAGGGAGTAGGTTATAGTCTAGCAACTCATGAACGCAACTTAGAACCAGGCACTCTCTGTTATGCAAGGGTAAGGAAGGATAATAATGGGTATGAAATACTGGGATTATATCCAGTGATTATTGCTAGAGAATTATTTGCAATAGATCCTCTAAGTTTATTACCACAAGAACTTAGACCAGCTATTCAAATAGATCAACTTTCTTCAGCAGACAGAGTATTTGGTTGGGTAAACCAAAATAGTCAAGGTTCTTATAAAGGTAATTTACGAATTAATTCAGTAGAGTGTAATTCAAATGATTCTGTAGAATCATTTGGAGATGATGGTTTTCCTTTAGCTATTCTTGGACAACCTAAACCACAACAAGCAAGATTTTATATTGCTCAAGATAAACAAGGAACACCACTTGATAAAGGAATAGCAAAAGAAAATACTTATCAAAGTAATAATGGGTTAAGAGGACGCAAAGTCTATCCTCACCATAATAATTTACCTGCACAATACTGGAATAATCCAACACAAATAGAACAAGAAGGATATTTCCAAGAATATCGTAGACCTAAAAATAATAATATAGAACGAGATGATCAAAATCGTTCTATTACAGCTTGGGTAAAACCTAATACTACCTTTAGTTTTAAAATTGACATAACTAACCTTTCAGATGTTGAACTAGGTGGATTACTTTTCCTTTTATCTTTGCCTGAAAATCATTATCACCGTTTAGGAGGTGGTAAACCGCTAGGTTTTGGCAGCGTAAGGTTAACTATTAATTGGGATAAAACTGACCTTCGTAAAGGAGAAGCTTGGCGCGAGTTTTATTCTTCTTTATACTCAACTTTTAATTCATCGCCTGGACAAGCAGAAGCATCAATAGCAATTTTTAAAAATGCGGTAACTGAAGCTTATGGTAACGGTAAATCTTTTGAAGAAGTTCGCTTTATCCAAGCTTTTTGTTGTGGATGCCAAGGTTTTAATGATAATAAACCTGTTCATTATCCCAGAAAACGGCAACAACAAGGACAAAATCCTGTACCTCCAAATCCAGAGGGTAAGGCTTTTGAGTGGTTTATTGAGAATGAACGCACTAGTAGTCCTAAAGTTTCATTACCTGCGCTTTGGGATGAAACAGGTTTACCACTATTACCGTAG
- the csx19 gene encoding CRISPR-associated protein Csx19 — MITLYGRISKNHISLKSALEKCASVLSEAVAIIYSPFSCQLAKVESNGDLKDANNQTLPLDKVFELRAFNQNIELRWLNQLNGEGKAVLISEQSISDYLDNDIPAIPALDTISQQYILWGKGIKTVSPSGWGKLATARIGSINIPLKGITTDKRVYLNAVEYLKETDDNGNVSVVEERLAGLVVK, encoded by the coding sequence ATGATAACTTTATATGGAAGAATTTCAAAAAATCATATTAGTCTCAAATCAGCTTTGGAAAAATGTGCTTCTGTACTTTCTGAAGCAGTAGCGATTATTTATTCTCCTTTTTCCTGCCAATTGGCTAAAGTTGAATCAAATGGAGATTTAAAAGACGCGAATAATCAAACCTTACCTCTTGATAAAGTTTTTGAATTGAGAGCATTTAATCAAAATATTGAATTACGTTGGTTGAATCAATTGAATGGTGAAGGTAAAGCCGTTTTAATTTCAGAACAAAGTATTTCCGATTATTTAGATAATGATATTCCTGCAATTCCTGCATTAGATACAATTTCTCAACAATATATTCTATGGGGTAAAGGAATTAAAACTGTATCACCTTCAGGATGGGGAAAACTTGCTACTGCTCGTATCGGTTCTATAAATATTCCATTGAAAGGAATAACGACTGATAAACGAGTTTATTTGAATGCTGTTGAATATCTCAAAGAAACTGATGATAATGGTAATGTTTCAGTAGTAGAAGAAAGATTAGCAGGATTAGTGGTTAAATAA
- a CDS encoding RAMP superfamily CRISPR-associated protein: MARRIACRIKVGGILIAQSPIHVGGHGGNPQIDLALAVNGEGQYYIPGTSLAGAFSSWIEKDRQANSVWGYQQPKDADGHASFIIVEDALIQGVNTEIRDGVGINRELATASVKAKYDRAILPRGCKIPLNMTLDIPLKSEEEATDYKNTFSSLIKSLEYGEIRLGAAKTRGLGKVKLSNLNVRQVNLNERDGILKALRDNYEIVTKDFLETYSISAQNQKCKLTFEIYWQPQSPLMVKAEGNGIAVDILPLVSAIENSLTFVLPGSSIKGALRFQAERIIRTVCPSIVKASSNFMEQIELPLVDELFGTRAKANNSTHKGIGSLFIDDCYANVPITPSAWEDIQAATDEKNLRDALNNANLQNIQQAFHVAVDRWTGGAADGMLYSNLDLMKISWKPISLILDITHLTKDNFSPISLLLLCLRDFVDGRIPLGYGTNRGMGSIRVNKITINGDNLPDKLTKFTHVTLLNGSLTDLDSELLKYLNNTWTTWINKNKVVNS; this comes from the coding sequence ATGGCACGTAGAATAGCTTGTCGTATTAAAGTCGGTGGTATCTTGATTGCCCAAAGTCCTATTCATGTAGGTGGTCATGGAGGAAATCCTCAAATAGATTTAGCTTTAGCTGTCAATGGTGAAGGTCAATATTATATTCCAGGAACAAGTTTAGCAGGAGCTTTCAGTAGTTGGATAGAAAAAGACCGACAAGCAAATAGTGTTTGGGGTTATCAGCAACCAAAAGATGCTGATGGTCACGCTAGTTTTATTATTGTGGAAGATGCTCTTATTCAGGGTGTAAATACTGAAATTAGAGATGGTGTAGGTATTAATAGAGAATTGGCTACAGCCTCAGTAAAAGCTAAATATGATCGGGCGATATTACCCAGAGGTTGTAAAATTCCATTAAATATGACACTAGATATACCTTTAAAATCAGAAGAAGAAGCAACAGATTATAAAAATACTTTCTCCTCTTTGATTAAATCTTTAGAGTATGGGGAAATTCGATTAGGTGCAGCAAAAACAAGAGGATTGGGAAAAGTAAAGTTATCTAATTTAAATGTTCGTCAAGTTAATCTGAATGAACGTGATGGTATATTAAAAGCTTTACGGGATAATTATGAAATTGTTACTAAAGACTTTTTAGAAACTTATAGCATTTCTGCTCAAAACCAAAAATGTAAATTGACTTTTGAAATTTATTGGCAACCACAAAGTCCTTTAATGGTAAAAGCTGAAGGAAATGGTATTGCTGTAGATATTCTTCCTTTAGTTAGTGCTATTGAAAATAGCCTTACCTTTGTTTTACCAGGTAGTTCAATTAAAGGAGCTTTACGATTTCAAGCTGAACGCATTATTAGAACTGTTTGTCCTTCAATAGTAAAAGCATCTTCTAATTTTATGGAGCAAATTGAACTTCCATTAGTTGATGAATTATTTGGAACAAGAGCAAAAGCTAATAATAGCACTCATAAGGGCATTGGTTCATTATTTATTGATGATTGTTACGCCAATGTCCCTATTACTCCTTCAGCTTGGGAAGATATACAAGCTGCTACTGATGAAAAAAATCTGAGAGACGCATTAAATAATGCTAATCTCCAAAATATTCAACAAGCTTTTCATGTAGCAGTAGATAGATGGACTGGAGGTGCTGCTGATGGTATGTTGTATAGCAATTTAGATTTGATGAAGATAAGCTGGAAACCCATATCTTTGATTTTAGATATTACTCACCTTACTAAAGATAACTTTTCTCCTATTTCCCTACTTTTATTATGTTTGCGTGATTTCGTAGATGGTCGTATTCCTTTAGGATATGGGACAAATAGAGGTATGGGTTCAATTAGAGTTAATAAAATTACAATCAATGGCGATAATCTTCCAGACAAGTTAACTAAATTCACTCATGTAACTTTACTAAATGGAAGTTTAACAGATTTAGATTCTGAACTTTTAAAATATTTAAATAATACTTGGACAACTTGGATAAATAAAAATAAGGTGGTTAATTCATGA
- a CDS encoding RAMP superfamily CRISPR-associated protein yields the protein MSRRHKQKQTQEKQPQTSVNNRANNLNTKSTKIDKWTIQIKFTSDWHIGCGAGIPGDIDSLVQKDKDGIPYIPAKTITGIWRDACELLAFGLDNGEENGTWQNWVDYLFGEQPALAKEAIETSPIPAALSIRPAYFSEPLREILKSKPNVNNALTFIKPGISIDVQSGCTKEEFLRFEEVVRSGAVLEAECELILPVNKDQKEAAHALLIAGTKFVERLGGKRRRGTGKCQLVIKNEDIKYRIDWISKNFPLDPPLKNDSYDKEDTKNLGYVTKAEDKEWVEISLGITTKSPLIIFKRSVSNVVETLDYIPGTHLLKLITKKLSGLGVDLGSAIANSDIIITNATLEVNKQQGRPVPLALFYEKLGGGLDKGGKVYNRFIEPEQDGQLKGYRTGYIDSTDGTTLPHYETIKMSVGTHNTIEDQAQRPTKDSGGGIYSYEAIQAGTKLQAKLKLRQSIAHILDKNSKSWREFLKGDYRIGQSKKDDYGDISLEILSNSDSKYCNPKINNNKLIVWLLSDVLLRDERLRPTTDIKYFKAELEKYLKVELEIKFGADTKLTFIAKTHRIDSWQVRWGLPRPSLVGLAAGTCIVFEVKETPEQELVTEIELSGIGKRRAEGYGQICFNDPILISPMSTVKEQVKANKQENSAVNSNLYLEDNQDTINYAYILEKAAWKEIIHRASLLLASDCTSRTQILDIKIESKQSQPPMSQLGSLRSVLTRLELPDNEGIEKWIQHLQQTKNRAEKWPNGSLDKLRQLITSPTEIWEYLSSALSKLGHKQGFAEFTLTATGEERLKKELWTEAVQILIDACIRAHKRELESQQNNTQNEELKSDGT from the coding sequence GTGAGCAGAAGGCATAAACAAAAACAAACTCAGGAAAAACAACCTCAAACATCAGTCAATAACAGAGCGAACAACTTGAATACTAAATCTACAAAAATAGATAAGTGGACTATCCAAATTAAATTTACCAGTGATTGGCACATTGGTTGTGGTGCAGGCATACCCGGAGATATTGATAGTTTAGTACAAAAAGATAAAGATGGAATACCTTATATACCAGCTAAAACTATTACAGGTATTTGGCGGGATGCTTGCGAATTATTAGCTTTTGGTCTAGATAATGGTGAAGAAAATGGCACTTGGCAAAACTGGGTAGATTATTTATTTGGTGAACAACCTGCTTTAGCAAAAGAAGCAATAGAAACATCTCCTATTCCTGCGGCTTTATCAATACGTCCAGCATATTTCTCTGAACCTTTACGGGAAATTCTCAAGAGCAAACCTAATGTCAATAATGCTCTAACTTTTATAAAGCCGGGAATTAGTATAGATGTTCAATCTGGTTGTACTAAAGAGGAATTTCTCAGATTTGAGGAAGTAGTTAGAAGTGGGGCTGTACTAGAAGCAGAATGTGAACTAATTTTACCAGTAAATAAAGATCAAAAAGAGGCTGCTCATGCTTTGTTAATTGCTGGAACTAAATTTGTAGAACGTCTTGGTGGTAAACGTCGTAGAGGAACAGGAAAGTGTCAATTAGTAATTAAGAATGAGGATATAAAATACCGCATTGATTGGATTTCAAAAAATTTTCCACTAGATCCACCATTAAAAAATGATTCATACGATAAAGAAGATACAAAAAATCTAGGATATGTAACTAAAGCTGAAGACAAAGAATGGGTAGAAATTAGTTTAGGAATTACTACCAAATCTCCCCTGATTATTTTTAAACGAAGTGTTAGTAACGTAGTTGAGACACTTGATTATATTCCTGGAACTCATTTACTAAAGTTAATTACCAAAAAATTAAGTGGACTAGGTGTAGATTTAGGTAGTGCGATCGCCAATAGCGATATCATCATTACTAACGCTACATTAGAAGTCAATAAACAGCAAGGTAGACCTGTACCTTTAGCACTATTTTATGAAAAACTTGGAGGTGGTCTAGATAAAGGAGGTAAGGTTTATAATCGCTTTATAGAACCTGAACAAGATGGTCAATTAAAAGGCTATCGAACAGGATATATAGATTCTACAGATGGAACAACTTTACCTCATTATGAAACAATAAAAATGAGTGTAGGGACTCATAACACTATTGAAGATCAAGCTCAACGTCCTACCAAAGATTCAGGAGGAGGTATTTATAGTTATGAAGCTATTCAAGCAGGAACTAAATTACAAGCGAAATTAAAACTAAGGCAATCCATAGCACATATTTTAGACAAGAATAGTAAAAGTTGGCGTGAATTCTTAAAAGGAGATTATCGTATTGGGCAATCAAAAAAAGATGATTATGGTGACATAAGTTTAGAAATTTTAAGTAATTCAGACTCTAAGTATTGCAATCCGAAAATTAACAATAATAAATTAATTGTTTGGTTGCTTTCTGATGTATTACTCAGAGATGAAAGATTACGCCCGACAACTGATATTAAATATTTCAAAGCAGAGCTAGAAAAATATTTGAAGGTGGAGCTTGAAATTAAATTTGGTGCAGATACCAAACTGACATTCATAGCAAAAACACATCGAATAGATTCTTGGCAAGTACGCTGGGGATTACCTCGCCCTTCATTAGTGGGATTAGCAGCAGGAACTTGTATTGTTTTTGAAGTTAAAGAAACACCTGAACAAGAATTAGTAACGGAAATTGAATTAAGTGGTATTGGTAAACGTCGAGCCGAAGGGTATGGTCAGATTTGTTTCAATGACCCAATTTTAATAAGCCCTATGTCAACAGTAAAAGAACAGGTAAAAGCAAACAAACAAGAAAATTCTGCTGTCAATTCCAATTTATACCTTGAAGATAATCAAGATACGATTAATTATGCTTATATATTGGAAAAAGCGGCATGGAAAGAAATTATTCATCGAGCATCTTTGCTTTTGGCTTCTGACTGTACTTCTCGCACTCAAATTTTAGACATAAAAATCGAGAGCAAACAAAGTCAACCTCCTATGAGCCAATTAGGAAGCTTACGTTCAGTCCTGACACGCTTGGAATTACCAGACAATGAAGGGATAGAAAAATGGATTCAGCATTTACAACAAACTAAAAATCGTGCTGAGAAATGGCCAAATGGGAGTTTAGATAAACTTCGTCAACTAATTACCAGTCCTACAGAAATTTGGGAATATTTATCATCTGCTTTAAGCAAATTAGGACATAAACAAGGATTTGCTGAATTTACTTTGACTGCAACAGGAGAGGAAAGACTAAAAAAAGAATTATGGACAGAAGCAGTACAAATTCTTATAGATGCTTGTATCCGCGCTCATAAACGTGAGCTTGAAAGTCAACAAAATAATACTCAAAACGAGGAATTAAAGTCAGATGGCACGTAG